The following coding sequences are from one Mytilus trossulus isolate FHL-02 chromosome 8, PNRI_Mtr1.1.1.hap1, whole genome shotgun sequence window:
- the LOC134681926 gene encoding uncharacterized protein LOC134681926, with protein MNMEKQVSGLYSIGDSHDKRKTLEITKVMKGALSVSKSRTGETIFRSNEFHRKTMEKKVNQYRSAALTEISSFEAKKRTITQRFSTVFGKHKATNETMHAYDEVITKALEDTNEKPPVSIVKINYTKNHESENEDDDEKKEDEVGGNKDGVKLPHVSNSQGRVQNVQNDLDGSERKKSVFIPTGVLMPISSTVKYSRLKFNDEKVEEEPEVVVEEVKELWPLENSTKYDKYIRTQKDRHEVLVTRNILKKIKSNISGKNTLLRFKMKAILTDDPEDFVRNLTTSAKTAPGGNAMKRTNNSNRKFKKFIANLPAQNTRPQATSYASLQTSRLFPPITAGSVKSTSTCLSLRRSKTMPI; from the coding sequence atGAACATGGAAAAGCAAGTTTCGGGGTTATACTCCATAGGCGATTCCCATGATAAAAGGAAGACTTTAGAAATAACGAAAGTCATGAAAGGCGCACTAAGCGTGTCGAAAAGTAGAACCGGTGAGACCATATTCAGAAGTAACGAATTTCATAGAAAGACAATGGAgaaaaaagtaaaccagtacAGATCAGCCGCATTAACAGAAATAAGTTCGTTTGAAGCAAAGAAAAGAACTATCACACAACGATTTTCTACAGTTTTTGGCAAACATAAGGCCACTAATGAAACGATGCATGCGTATGATGAAGTCATAACGAAAGCTCTTGAAGACACAAACGAAAAACCACCAGTTTCAATTGTCAAAATCAATTATACCAAAAACCACGAATCTGAGAATGAAGATGACGACGAAAAGAAAGAAGATGAAGTTGGTGGAAATAAAGATGGCGTAAAATTACCCCATGTCAGCAATTCTCAGGGGCGTGTCCAAAATGTTCAAAACGATTTGGATGGATCTGAGCGTAAAAAGTCTGTATTCATACCAACAGGGGTGTTAATGCCAATTTCATCGACTGTCAAATATTCACGTTTAAAGTTTAACGATGAGAAGGTCGAAGAAGAACCGGAAGTGGTTGTAGAAGAGGTCAAAGAGCTATGGCCTCttgaaaattcaacaaaatatgataaatatattagaACACAAAAAGATAGACATGAGGTTCTCGTAACTAGgaacattttgaagaaaataaaatcgaATATTTCCGGCAAAAACACTTTATTGAGATTTAAAATGAAAGCCATCCTAACAGACGATCCGGAAGACTTTGTTAGAAACCTAACAACTTCCGCCAAAACAGCACCAGGGGGAAATgcaatgaaaaggacaaacaactCTAATCGTAAGTTCAAAAAATTCATAGCAAATCTTCCAGCGCAGAATACAAGACCACAAGCAACTAGTTATGCGTCACTGCAAACAAGCAGATTGTTCCCACCAATAACTGCAGGTTCCGTAAAATCGACCAGTACATGTTTGTCACTTAGGCGTTCTAAAACAATGCCAATTTGA
- the LOC134680979 gene encoding uncharacterized protein LOC134680979: protein MEEEEDSRKMSATYVRSTKESTVDLSDITEEFLTCPICTEEFADPRMLPCLHSFCHHCISDYIVENTREVKSAKSFACPVCQANADAINPTNSVQTWADDLPVNNFIFGLIDAIQLRTGDRQCDPCKKMDKSNMATIWCHQCGEAMCDSCTGLHNSMKYSTGHITSDIDEVKQTPVKTTQLRLQCPKHEAKFLDYYCSDHGEVLCTSCVTSNHRDCKSVQFVSEAAATLKHDGKYILDNLSKITEWSVRVMENRKQCLKDIQGAADSVKDQIKSIRNRVNAILDVQEKKMIAELKQHEVEEAEQFEKEKNRCKEIISITRNANALLKNSLKHGTDTDVLSCMAKIKSATRKHEKEVRDLCKRLNTVQIEFREDDSINEMLARLAEEVGHFSVSRQTVNIPPSYHVRADTIFITQNEDDDEEDDEVEQNMSKHSTPFGGKGSSASKISKPSHSTIKGANSARTSGKSSVNSKRRGSQYHNFKGQGNSSKPFLYSASARGSPKKGKIYSSQLLPIPSSRMKEDSDRTQETSSESTNCSPQPTAYRLSGTTRISGDISARVNYTPISPGKLPAVRKGAIKRALPDTTFVARTPNDRDNACLTGATFLSDGKIVLVDQVHRKIKLYDDMQRWVSEKVLSARPYDITEIAPFEIAVTIPKEKRVLILYVRNPEISVSSSFQTGSKCWGISSSQGTIAVSCYTAPPCVKLMTRDGREIKTINADHYGHQLFFFPEYVAFDKIGETLYVTDRYKKSVISVTVRGEKRWELKPHSLKAPRGITVHGTRVYIAGSRSHNICAITTMGEMLGDVIKQNLSSPHKVCLNSQGDTMLVTQHAITLIPVEKNTVKLFKLQTDWRENFTDTDSKFSDLVE, encoded by the coding sequence ATGGAGGAAGAAGAAGATTCAAGAAAGATGTCTGCGACATACGTAAGAAGTACCAAGGAAAGCACAGTAGATTTAAGTGACATAACAGAGGAGTTTCTAACATGCCCTATTTGCACCGAGGAGTTCGCGGATCCGCGGATGTTACCGTGCCTGCATTCTTTCTGCCATCATTGCATCTCAGATTACATTGTTGAAAATACACGTGAAGTAAAATCAGCCAAGTCTTTCGCGTGCCCTGTTTGTCAGGCAAACGCTGACGCCATCAATCCAACGAATTCGGTACAAACATGGGCAGACGACCTTCCTgtaaataactttatttttggCCTGATTGATGCAATTCAGCTACGGACAGGCGATCGACAGTGTGACCCTTGTAAGAAAATGGATAAATCAAATATGGCTACCATTTGGTGCCATCAGTGTGGCGAGGCAATGTGCGACTCGTGTACGGGACTACATAACAGTATGAAATACTCAACGGGGCATATCACCTCAGATATAGACGAAGTGAAACAAACTCCAGTGAAAACTACTCAATTGAGGTTGCAATGTCCGAAACATGAGGCAAAGTTCTTAGATTATTATTGTTCCGATCATGGAGAGGTATTGTGTACGTCATGCGTGACGTCAAATCATAGAGACTGTAAGAGCGTACAATTTGTGAGTGAAGCTGCTGCCACGCTGAAGCATGATGGGAAATATATCTTGGATAACCTTTCCAAAATTACGGAATGGTCTGTTCGAGTTAtggaaaacagaaaacaatgtttaaagGATATTCAAGGAGCGGCAGATTCGGTGAAAGACCAAATTAAAAGCATACGAAATAGAGTTAACGCTATTCTAGATGTACAGGAGAAAAAGATGATTGCAGAACTCAAACAACACGAAGTGGAGGAGGCTGAACAGTTCGAAAAAGAAAAGAATCGTTGTAAGGAAATTATAAGCATCACAAGGAATGCGAACGCTCTCTTGAAAAATTCACTCAAACACGGGACTGATACCGACGTCTTGTCTTGTATGGCCAAAATAAAATCGGCAACGCGAAAACACGAAAAAGAGGTCAGAGATCTATGTAAGCGGCTCAATACCGTCCAAATTGAGTTTCGTGAAGACGATTCGATAAATGAAATGCTGGCACGTCTTGCTGAAGAGGTTGGACATTTTTCCGTGTCACGACAGACAGTCAATATTCCTCCTTCGTACCACGTGAGGGCAGATACAATATTTATCACACAGAATGAAGACGATGACGAAGAAGATGATGAGGTTGAgcaaaatatgtcaaaacatTCAACTCCATTTGGTGGCAAAGGGTCGTCTGCAAGCAAAATATCAAAACCCTCACATTCAACTATTAAAGGAGCTAACTCGGCAAGGACAAGTGGGAAAAGTTCTGTTAATTCGAAAAGAAGAGGATCCCAATATCACAATTTTAAAGGTCAAGGTAATTCATCAAAACCCTTTTTGTATTCTGCTTCAGCTCGGGGTTCTCCGAAAAAGGGAAAGATATACTCATCTCAGTTACTGCCTATTCCTTCCTCAAGAATGAAAGAAGATAGTGATAGAACTCAGGAAACATCATCTGAAAGTACAAATTGTTCACCTCAGCCAACAGCATATCGTCTCAGTGGGACAACTCGAATAAGTGGAGATATCTCAGCACGTGTCAACTACACACCAATATCACCGGGAAAACTGCCGGCTGTTCGGAAAGGAGCCATTAAACGAGCACTCCCAGATACTACCTTTGTAGCCCGCACACCAAATGACCGTGATAATGCATGTTTGACGGGCGCCACGTTTTTATCCGATGGAAAAATTGTTCTTGTCGACCAAGTTCATCGAAAGATAAAGCTATATGACGACATGCAACGATGGGTTTCTGAGAAAGTCTTGTCAGCACGGCCTTATGATATAACTGAAATTGCACCTTTCGAAATAGCAGTCACTATTCCCAAAGAAAAacgtgttttaattttatatgtgcGCAATCCAGAAATATCTGTTTCGTCAAGTTTTCAGACAGGATCAAAATGCTGGGGAATAAGTTCATCTCAAGGCACTATTGCAGTTTCTTGTTACACCGCTCCACCATGCGTCAAATTGATGACCCGCGACGGCAGAGAAATTAAGACAATTAACGCTGATCACTACGGTCATCAGTTATTTTTCTTTCCCGAATATGTAGCGTTCGATAAAATAGGGGAAACGTTGTACGTTACAGATAGGTATAAAAAGTCCGTCATTTCCGTGACCGTCCGTGGTGAGAAACGATGGGAATTAAAACCACATTCTCTGAAGGCACCACGTGGAATTACTGTACACGGTACACGCGTGTACATCGCTGGGAGTAGATCTCACAATATCTGTGCTATAACGACTATGGGAGAAATGTTGGGTGACGTCATCAAGCAGAACCTGTCGTCACCGCACAAAGTCTGTCTGAACTCACAAGGGGACACAATGCTTGTGACACAGCATGCTATAACATTGATACCCGTTGAGAAAAACACTGTCAAGCTGTTCAAACTACAAACAGATTGGCGGGAAAACTTTACTGACACCGATTCAAAATTTTCAGATTTAGTTGAATGA
- the LOC134727689 gene encoding uncharacterized protein LOC134727689 yields the protein MSSVIDFYTEKRIKYGRNSMCVRGAAFSGTRTPTKSNIKSEEFAEENLVSRSVSFTKSRSKTIDNNENSNKESEDLRVCKSGKISDSLATRRKNLKRSKSDAFLKINKNLTSLKTSCSNDQHVRDNDDERSASALKRRESYTRREILSDQCAVDSIKPLSKFKLDVKIGVRDNHYNQWARSKRSVSLSVNSNVNRNEQTNQSSPPNTPKLQDKPRRILAVPRKSDIARNTTGILNFDNFDVIFQNIPVNRNLRISLKKKASLGNSVDFKKTETSNVTNLLQVEGARSKSDKDDSHNEMIPIPKISVGNVLEYTVCKKKFEKSGKLYEPCEHCIATASNTDDHLNTQNGCLNKSTEIDAVLEANSSCLKVPQSAEFDKHSHGVDAYTVYKEQSIEIKTLDIGLENKVRTPRSKCLPIPAEDKLKSKVPLVPMTSNEIDPEKRQRLVITNDLHRLSKNVEPAITEQKRVVTPIDENASTPRGKDVVTSRAKDIVTPRSKDVVTPRVKDERPVKIPLTLAKKTPNLGTLNIENNFAQMRIEQHLNNLRIRTESQMSARNTPVKDHVISPREGFMRSRNEKCHKQANISLNDQADFSSGASLGRISVKIQCSAKNMNKLRNTNKISAFIPLRGMTVERKIWNLHNL from the exons ATGAGTTCTGTAATTGATTTTTACAcggaaaaaagaataaaatacgGTCGGAATTCTATGTGTGTAAGAGGTGCGGCATTTTCAGGAACAAGAACACCAACAAAATCTAATATAAAATCAGAAGAATTTGCCGAAGAAAACTTGGTTAGCAGAAGCGTTTCTTTTACTAAATCTCGTAGCAAAACAATAGATAACAACGAAAACTCAAACAAAGAAAGCGAAGACTTGCGAGTATGTAAAAGTGGGAAAATATCAGATTCTCTTGCAACGAGGCGCAAGAACTTAAAAAGGTCGAAAAGTGAcgcatttttaaaaatcaataaaaacctTACCTCACTCAAGACTTCGTGTTCAAATGACCAACACGTTAGAGATAACGACGACGAAAGATCTGCAAGTGCTTTAAAAAGGAGAGAATCCTATACAAGAAGAGAAATTTTGAGTGACCAATGCGCAGTGGACAGTATAAAACCCCTTAGCAAATTTAAACTGGACGTTAAAATTGGAGTGCGAGACAATCATTACAATCAATGGGCGCGTTCTAAAAGGTCAGTGTCACTTTCAGTTAATTCAAATGTTAATCGTAATGAGCAGACCAACCAATCCTCTCCTCCGAACACACCCAAGCTACAGGATAAACCACGACGAATATTAGCAGTTCCGCGCAAAAGTGACATTGCACGAAATACTACGGGAATATTAAACTTCGACAATTTCGAcgtaatatttcaaaatattcctgTGAACAGAAATCTACGCATTTCACTAAAAAAGAAGGCAAGTCTAGGAAATTCTgttgattttaagaaaacagAAACAAGTAACGTGACCAACTTGCTGCAGGTTGAAGGAGCACGAAGTAAAAGCGATAAAGATGACAGCCATAACGAAATGATTCCAATACCTAAGATTTCAGTAGGAAATGTTCTGGAGTATACAGTTTGCAAAAAGAAATTCGAGAAAAGCGGGAAATTATATGAACCATGCGAACATTGTATAGCGACAGCTTCAAATACAGACGATCATTTGAATACTCAAAATGGATGCTTGAATAAATCAACAGAGATTGACGCTGTGTTAGAAGCTAACTCCTCATGTTTAAAGGTACCTCAAAGTGCAGAGTTTGATAAACATTCGCATGGTGTTGACGCATATACTGTATATAAAGAACAATCTATCGAGATAAAAACCCTGGACATTGGATTAGAAAATAAAGTCAGAACACCTCGCTCAAAATGTTTGCCGATACCAGCTGAAGATAAGTTAAAGAGTAAAGTTCCGTTAGTCCCGATGACAAGTAATGAGATTGACCCGGAAAAACGTCAACGTCTTGTCATAACAAACGACTTGCATCGACTTTCAAAAAACGTAGAACCAGCTATAACCGAACAAAAACGCGTTGTAACACCGATAGACGAAAACGCTTCAACGCCGAGAGGGAAAGACGTAGTAACGTCTAGAGCCAAAGACATAGTAACGC CTAGAAGCAAGGATGTGGTAACGCCGAGAGTTAAAGACGAAAGACCAGTAAAAATCCCACTGACACTGGCCAAGAAAACTCCTAATCTAGGAACActaaatatagaaaacaattttGCTCAGATGAGGATAGAACAACATTTAAATAATCTCAGAATCAGAACCGAGTCTCAAATGTCTGCCAGAAATACCCCTGTGAAAGATCACGTCATTTCTCCAAGAGAAGGGTTTATGAGAAGTCGCAACGAAAAGTGTCATAAACAAGCCAACATCTCATTAAATGATCAAGCAGATTTTAGCTCGGGAGCCTCACTCGGACGTATAAGTgttaaaatacaatgtagtgCTAAAAACATGAATAAACTGAGAAATACTAATAAAATTAGTGCATTTATTCCTCTGCGTGGGATGACGGTAGAGAGGAAAATATGGAACttacataatttataa